A portion of the Thermoanaerobaculum aquaticum genome contains these proteins:
- a CDS encoding MBL fold metallo-hydrolase, whose amino-acid sequence MKVTSFALGPFAANCLVLEAEGCQDVFLVDPGFDVEQVILWLKRRNKKPCAVLLTHAHLDHAWGCGAVKESFPEVPVWLHEKDLPLLENLATQAHMFGFPTPPAVTGEPVLKDGLELSLAGERFLVRHCPGHSPGHVVFLGEDNGQPWAVVGDVIFAGSVGRTDLWGGSWDELEASIRQVIYRLPGDTVLYPGHGPTTTVGEERLSNPFVSDT is encoded by the coding sequence ATGAAGGTCACCTCCTTTGCCCTGGGGCCCTTTGCCGCCAACTGCCTGGTGCTGGAAGCCGAGGGCTGCCAGGATGTTTTTCTGGTTGACCCCGGCTTTGACGTGGAACAGGTGATCCTCTGGCTTAAAAGGCGAAACAAAAAGCCCTGCGCCGTGTTGCTCACCCACGCCCATCTGGATCACGCCTGGGGGTGCGGCGCGGTGAAGGAAAGCTTTCCCGAAGTTCCGGTGTGGCTGCACGAAAAAGACCTCCCGCTTTTGGAAAACCTTGCCACCCAGGCGCACATGTTTGGCTTTCCCACTCCTCCTGCGGTGACCGGCGAACCCGTCCTCAAGGACGGCCTGGAGCTTTCCCTTGCCGGGGAAAGGTTTTTGGTGCGCCACTGCCCCGGCCACTCCCCCGGTCACGTGGTTTTCTTGGGTGAGGACAACGGCCAACCCTGGGCGGTGGTGGGGGATGTGATCTTTGCCGGCTCGGTAGGGCGCACCGACCTCTGGGGGGGCTCCTGGGACGAGCTGGAGGCCTCCATTCGCCAGGTGATTTACCGGCTCCCGGGGGACACCGTGCTCTACCCCGGCCACGGCCCCACCACCACCGTGGGCGAGGAACGCCTTTCCAACCCCTTCGTTTCGGACACTTAA
- a CDS encoding ABC transporter permease: MRALAFVVFRYLLGLSRRTHVAVVSAISFVSLALGAAALVLTLGLLEGFQGTVREELRKSGPHALLVPVFGDKLPSGDWLSQLAARHPGFSFRKLERGVGWLLALGEAIPVQVEVVDGLSQVEVDRVLAAKGAIGPGAEVDLLSPAPVLTPLGPVPRQFRVRVARVVASPARAERGTVRVPRDLGRQLFPQGGREEVQVTVPAGQDPLVASQQLAPVPPGVVLRPFRELNRPLLAALSLEKLLIGLGVSLIVLVASLNLLCNLTMLAAEKRADAAILQAMGLSPQGVARLFQGLGLAIGVGAGVVGSLGGALLAEVLHRTQAIPLPRGVFAVSHVPFAVRPEHLGVVLAVTFLASFFASQFPARAAARRSVLEGLRRE, from the coding sequence GTGCGCGCTCTTGCCTTTGTGGTGTTCCGCTACCTTCTGGGGCTTTCCCGACGGACCCATGTGGCCGTGGTCAGCGCCATTTCTTTTGTTTCCTTAGCTCTTGGGGCAGCGGCTCTGGTGCTGACCCTGGGGCTTTTGGAGGGCTTTCAGGGCACGGTCCGCGAGGAGCTGAGAAAATCCGGGCCCCACGCGCTTCTGGTGCCGGTTTTTGGTGACAAGCTCCCCTCCGGGGACTGGCTTTCCCAGCTTGCCGCCCGCCACCCGGGTTTTTCCTTTCGCAAGCTGGAGCGGGGCGTGGGGTGGCTTCTGGCGCTGGGGGAAGCCATTCCCGTGCAGGTGGAGGTTGTGGATGGGCTCTCCCAGGTGGAGGTGGACCGGGTGCTGGCCGCCAAGGGGGCCATTGGCCCGGGGGCGGAGGTGGACCTGCTTTCGCCGGCCCCGGTGCTCACCCCGCTGGGCCCTGTGCCCCGGCAGTTCCGGGTGCGGGTGGCCCGGGTGGTGGCCAGCCCGGCCCGGGCGGAAAGGGGCACCGTGCGGGTGCCCCGGGATCTGGGGCGGCAGCTCTTCCCGCAGGGGGGCCGGGAGGAGGTACAGGTGACGGTGCCGGCAGGCCAGGACCCGCTGGTGGCCTCCCAGCAGCTGGCGCCGGTTCCTCCGGGGGTGGTGCTTCGCCCCTTCCGGGAGCTCAACCGTCCGCTTCTGGCGGCGCTTTCCCTGGAAAAGCTGCTCATTGGCCTGGGGGTTTCGCTGATCGTTTTGGTGGCCAGCCTTAACTTGCTGTGCAACCTCACCATGCTGGCGGCGGAAAAGCGGGCTGATGCTGCCATCCTGCAAGCCATGGGGCTTTCTCCCCAAGGGGTAGCCCGGCTCTTCCAGGGGCTGGGGCTGGCCATTGGCGTGGGTGCGGGGGTGGTGGGGAGCTTGGGGGGCGCCCTTTTGGCTGAGGTCTTGCACCGGACCCAGGCCATCCCCCTTCCCCGGGGGGTTTTTGCGGTAAGCCACGTGCCTTTTGCCGTGCGGCCGGAGCATTTGGGGGTGGTGTTGGCGGTGACCTTCCTTGCCTCGTTTTTTGCTTCGCAGTTCCCGGCCCGGGCGGCGGCCCGCCGGTCGGTGCTGGAGGGGTTGCGCCGTGAGTGA
- the lysS gene encoding lysine--tRNA ligase — protein sequence MEPIEILRANRRAKLEQLRRWGVDPFPARFPVDGRVSEVAARFSHLDSEQLEQQKPRVRVGGRVTAVRRHGKAAFFDLSDGDGRLQAYLRQDVVGESTFALLETLDLGDFWGVEGELFRTRTGELTVRVAKVTVLAKALAPWPEKWHGITDVELRARQRYLDLYTNPDSRQVFLTRSRIIKKIRQFLDERGFLEVETPMMHPIPGGATARPFVTHHNALDMKLYLRIAPELYLKRLVVGGFERVYEINRNFRNEGISTQHNPEFTMLEFYWAYACYEDLMELTEQMLTEVAEEVLGTLKLPWGESTLDLSRPWRRLSMRQAVLAFSNIAAEDLNDRARLEAHARRFGVEGVENLSSGKLLAEIFERVAEDQLQNPTFITDFPADISPLAKRKPDDPELTERFELYLGGMEVANAFSELNDPDDQRARFEEQVKRGGGVVDEDYLLALEHGMPPTAGEGIGIDRLVMLFTNSRSIRDVILFPLLRPKDEKA from the coding sequence GTGGAACCCATCGAGATCCTGCGAGCAAACCGGCGGGCCAAACTGGAGCAGCTCCGCCGTTGGGGTGTGGACCCGTTCCCCGCCAGGTTCCCCGTGGATGGGCGGGTGAGCGAGGTGGCCGCGCGCTTTTCCCATTTAGATTCGGAGCAGCTGGAGCAGCAAAAGCCGCGGGTGCGGGTAGGGGGCCGGGTGACGGCAGTGCGGCGCCACGGGAAGGCGGCGTTTTTCGATCTTTCGGACGGGGACGGCCGCTTGCAAGCCTACCTCCGCCAGGATGTGGTGGGTGAAAGCACCTTTGCGCTTTTGGAAACGCTGGACCTGGGGGATTTTTGGGGCGTGGAGGGGGAGCTTTTCCGCACCCGCACGGGCGAGCTTACGGTCCGCGTGGCGAAGGTCACGGTGCTGGCCAAGGCCCTGGCCCCTTGGCCGGAAAAGTGGCACGGCATCACCGACGTGGAGCTGCGGGCCCGCCAGCGCTACCTGGACCTTTACACCAACCCCGATTCCCGTCAGGTGTTCCTCACCCGCAGCAGGATCATCAAGAAAATCCGGCAGTTCCTGGACGAGCGGGGGTTTTTGGAGGTGGAAACGCCCATGATGCACCCCATCCCCGGGGGTGCCACCGCCCGTCCCTTCGTCACCCATCACAACGCTTTGGACATGAAGCTTTACCTGCGCATTGCCCCGGAGCTTTACCTGAAGCGGCTGGTGGTGGGGGGCTTTGAGCGGGTTTACGAGATCAACCGCAACTTCCGCAACGAGGGGATCTCCACCCAGCACAACCCCGAGTTCACCATGCTGGAGTTTTACTGGGCTTACGCCTGCTACGAGGACCTCATGGAGCTCACCGAGCAAATGCTCACGGAGGTGGCGGAAGAGGTGCTGGGGACCCTCAAGCTCCCCTGGGGGGAAAGCACCCTGGACCTTTCCCGCCCCTGGCGGCGGCTATCCATGCGCCAGGCGGTGCTGGCCTTTTCAAATATTGCCGCCGAGGACCTCAACGACCGGGCGCGTTTGGAAGCTCACGCCCGGCGTTTTGGGGTGGAAGGGGTGGAAAACTTAAGCTCGGGAAAGCTTTTGGCGGAAATCTTCGAACGGGTGGCCGAAGACCAGCTGCAAAACCCCACGTTCATAACTGATTTTCCGGCGGACATCTCGCCTCTCGCCAAGCGCAAGCCCGATGATCCCGAGCTTACCGAGCGCTTCGAGCTGTACCTGGGCGGCATGGAGGTGGCCAACGCCTTTTCCGAGCTCAACGATCCCGACGACCAGCGGGCCCGCTTTGAGGAGCAGGTGAAGAGGGGCGGCGGGGTGGTGGACGAGGACTACCTGTTGGCGTTGGAGCACGGCATGCCCCCCACCGCCGGCGAAGGCATCGGCATTGACCGCTTGGTCATGCTGTTCACCAACTCCCGCTCCATTCGCGATGTGATCCTGTTCCCGCTGTTGCGACCCAAAGACGAGAAAGCCTGA
- a CDS encoding ATP-dependent Clp protease ATP-binding subunit encodes MLENFTDRARRTLFFARYEAARAGAAAIESEHLLLGLLREADEVVEQLLHRFGVDARTLQHELGGADRREGVVAGDLPLAEESRRILLLAAHEAEVAGQLGVGNEHIFLGILRLETCLAARMLHAHGITLFAAREELAEISQEREARRGKKELTALAEFARDLTEYAASGSFDPLVGREQEVDRVVQILLRRTKNNPVLLGEPGVGKTAIVEGLAQRIVSGRVPVQLSDRRIFALDLTLVVAGTKYRGQFEERLKAILKELKENPEIIIFIDELHVLIGAGSAEGSLDAANILKPALSRGEITCIGATTLKEYRKYIEKDRSLSRRFQPVVVQPPDEETTETILMGVKERYERYHHVVYPPEVVKAAVRLSGRFITDRFFPDKAIDVLDEAGARVKLRQAATSEQVRALQAEAARLSRELKRAVSSKNFEQAVTLREREAEVRATIKRLTQAMPQDVPAFPVTVADVEEVVASWSGVPVTELRQEEAERLAKMEEILAERIVGQGEALAAIARAIRRARLGVTRGQRPIGSFFFLGPSGVGKTEVARQLARFLFHSEKALVRFDMSEYMEKHTVSRLIGSPPGYVGYEEGGQLTERVRQKPYSVVLFDEIEKAHPDVVHLLLQVLDDGVLTDAFGDQVNFKNTLIIMTSNLGSRELVSTGTVGFGNGAHAASYEQLKETVLRELRRFFPPEFLNRLDDVVVFHPLTREHLEQVAALLLADLVEHLASQGISLQVEANVAQWLVEQVGVQPSLGARPLRRAVQRFVEDAVSDYLVTHRPLPEGPLVVRVEDGQVKVEAAKEELCRA; translated from the coding sequence ATGCTGGAGAACTTTACCGACCGCGCCCGTCGCACGCTGTTCTTTGCCCGCTACGAAGCGGCCAGGGCGGGAGCTGCCGCCATTGAGTCGGAGCATTTGCTGTTGGGGCTTTTGCGGGAAGCCGACGAGGTGGTGGAGCAGCTCCTGCACCGCTTTGGCGTGGATGCCCGCACCCTGCAACACGAGCTGGGAGGAGCTGACCGCCGGGAAGGGGTGGTGGCGGGGGACCTGCCGCTGGCTGAGGAAAGCCGCCGCATTCTGCTTTTAGCCGCGCACGAAGCGGAAGTGGCGGGGCAACTGGGGGTGGGCAACGAGCACATCTTCCTGGGGATCCTGCGCCTGGAGACCTGCCTTGCGGCGCGCATGCTGCACGCCCACGGCATCACGCTGTTTGCGGCCCGGGAGGAGCTGGCGGAAATTTCGCAGGAACGGGAAGCCCGGCGCGGAAAGAAAGAGCTCACAGCCCTGGCCGAGTTTGCCCGCGACCTCACCGAGTACGCAGCTTCCGGCAGCTTCGATCCGCTGGTGGGCCGCGAACAAGAGGTGGACCGGGTGGTGCAAATCTTGCTCCGGCGCACCAAGAACAACCCGGTGCTGCTGGGCGAGCCGGGGGTCGGGAAAACCGCCATCGTGGAGGGGCTGGCCCAGCGCATCGTCTCGGGCCGCGTGCCGGTGCAGCTTTCCGATCGCCGCATCTTTGCCCTCGACCTCACGCTGGTGGTGGCGGGCACCAAGTACCGGGGCCAGTTCGAAGAAAGGCTCAAGGCCATCCTGAAGGAGCTTAAGGAAAACCCGGAGATCATCATCTTCATTGATGAGCTGCACGTGCTCATTGGTGCCGGCTCGGCGGAGGGCTCGCTGGATGCCGCCAACATCCTCAAACCCGCCCTCTCCCGCGGAGAAATCACCTGCATTGGCGCCACCACCCTCAAGGAGTACCGCAAGTACATCGAAAAGGACCGTTCGCTGTCGCGGCGCTTTCAACCGGTAGTGGTGCAACCACCTGACGAGGAAACCACCGAAACCATCCTGATGGGGGTGAAGGAGCGCTACGAGCGGTACCATCACGTGGTTTACCCGCCGGAGGTGGTGAAGGCCGCTGTGCGGCTTTCCGGCAGGTTCATCACCGACCGGTTTTTCCCCGACAAAGCCATTGACGTGCTGGACGAAGCTGGAGCCCGGGTGAAGCTGCGGCAGGCCGCCACCTCCGAGCAGGTGCGGGCGCTTCAGGCGGAAGCGGCCCGCCTTTCCCGGGAGCTCAAGCGTGCGGTTTCCAGCAAGAACTTCGAGCAGGCGGTCACGCTCCGGGAACGGGAAGCGGAGGTGCGGGCCACCATCAAGCGACTGACCCAGGCCATGCCCCAGGATGTGCCGGCCTTTCCGGTAACCGTGGCCGATGTGGAGGAGGTGGTGGCTTCCTGGAGCGGTGTGCCGGTCACAGAGCTGCGCCAGGAGGAAGCCGAGCGCTTGGCAAAAATGGAGGAAATTTTGGCCGAGCGCATCGTGGGCCAGGGGGAAGCGCTGGCGGCCATTGCCCGGGCCATCCGCCGGGCCCGTTTGGGGGTCACCCGCGGCCAGCGGCCCATCGGTTCCTTCTTTTTCCTCGGGCCTTCGGGGGTGGGCAAAACGGAAGTGGCGAGACAGCTGGCCCGCTTCTTGTTTCATTCGGAAAAGGCCCTGGTGCGCTTCGACATGTCCGAGTACATGGAAAAGCACACGGTTTCCCGCCTCATTGGCTCCCCACCTGGCTATGTGGGCTACGAAGAGGGGGGGCAGCTCACCGAGCGCGTCCGGCAAAAGCCCTACTCGGTGGTGCTTTTTGATGAAATCGAAAAGGCGCACCCGGACGTGGTGCATTTGCTCCTGCAGGTTTTAGACGACGGGGTGCTCACCGATGCCTTTGGCGACCAGGTGAACTTCAAGAACACCCTCATCATCATGACCTCCAACTTGGGCAGCCGGGAGCTGGTGAGCACCGGCACGGTAGGTTTTGGCAACGGCGCTCACGCAGCCTCCTACGAGCAGCTTAAGGAAACCGTGCTCCGCGAGCTGCGGCGCTTTTTCCCGCCCGAGTTTCTCAACCGGCTGGACGACGTGGTGGTGTTCCACCCGCTCACCCGGGAGCATTTGGAGCAAGTGGCGGCGCTCTTGCTTGCCGATTTGGTGGAGCACTTGGCAAGCCAGGGCATTTCCTTGCAGGTGGAAGCCAACGTGGCCCAGTGGTTGGTGGAGCAGGTGGGGGTGCAGCCTTCCTTGGGAGCGCGGCCGCTGCGCCGGGCCGTCCAACGCTTTGTGGAGGATGCGGTTTCCGATTACCTGGTGACCCACCGCCCGCTCCCCGAAGGCCCCCTGGTGGTTCGGGTGGAGGACGGGCAAGTCAAGGTTGAGGCAGCCAAGGAGGAACTGTGCAGAGCATGA
- a CDS encoding purine-nucleoside phosphorylase: protein MEFTPRALEERARVLKEQLPSLPVSLAVVAGSGIELVLPEARKLLELAYHQVFPFPVHGLIGHTPTLSFWEVQGRGVLMFHGRFHLYQGYSAAEVAAIPRLAGLLGVSTYILTNAAGALVPTLEPGSLVVLADHLNLQGANPLVGEWGRWREPVFPDMTHAYDPDLRKLALELARQAGFAVQEGVYAGVLGPSYETPAEVRMLAQLGGTVVGMSTVQEVIAARHMGLRVLGLSLVTNYAAGIATRPLSHEEVLEAGAKAQGKLVKLLSELTTKLVAA from the coding sequence ATGGAGTTCACACCTCGTGCTCTGGAAGAACGTGCAAGGGTCCTCAAAGAGCAGCTGCCTTCGCTGCCGGTGAGCCTCGCGGTGGTGGCCGGCTCAGGGATTGAGCTGGTACTGCCGGAAGCGCGCAAGCTCTTGGAGCTTGCCTACCATCAGGTTTTCCCCTTCCCGGTGCACGGCTTGATTGGCCACACCCCCACCCTTTCCTTTTGGGAGGTGCAGGGTCGTGGAGTGCTGATGTTCCACGGCCGCTTTCACCTGTACCAGGGGTATTCCGCCGCGGAAGTGGCGGCCATCCCCCGCTTGGCCGGCTTGCTGGGCGTTTCCACCTACATCCTCACCAACGCCGCCGGGGCTCTGGTCCCGACGTTGGAACCGGGTTCTCTGGTGGTCTTGGCCGACCACCTCAACCTGCAGGGGGCCAACCCCCTGGTGGGGGAGTGGGGGCGGTGGCGGGAGCCGGTTTTCCCGGACATGACCCACGCTTACGATCCCGATTTGCGGAAGCTGGCGCTGGAGCTGGCCCGGCAAGCAGGCTTTGCCGTGCAGGAAGGGGTTTACGCCGGGGTTTTGGGTCCGTCCTACGAAACCCCTGCAGAGGTCCGCATGCTGGCGCAATTGGGCGGCACCGTGGTGGGGATGTCCACGGTACAGGAGGTGATTGCCGCCCGACACATGGGCCTTCGGGTTTTGGGCCTTTCGCTGGTGACCAACTACGCCGCCGGCATTGCCACCCGGCCGCTTTCCCATGAAGAGGTGCTGGAGGCGGGGGCGAAAGCTCAAGGGAAGCTGGTGAAGCTCCTCAGCGAGCTCACTACCAAGCTTGTAGCGGCATGA
- a CDS encoding ATP-binding protein, which produces MSDPRRQVAKPLVRLALTLQLLLLVAGVVGYLQGSNYLELNLRRSVEHSAAVAVNHWQRTLELIYQQGQEVPQEPKAAHLMPVPSLDAATLVKEATPPVKEMRPLPGVDEGFWLWWPGGFGQGLSGLSVVKAQEGCRQCHPQFVPGEVVGGLSFRVETPFLSRILYARKLSLITLIGSLLLLTSAAVWLMTGVALKRERQAEKEREEAERQLAASEQLYRTLVDHSLVGVYLIQGDRFLYCNPRMAEMFGYSQDEVIQQKLVADLVAPEDRERVAENLRKRFTGEVQFVRYTFSAMKANGTRFPVEVFGARVVLPSGPAVLGTIVDNSEQEAARQVVEAAYRAVVALPGENVFQAAAESVAALLHVPVVFVAEEIDGQLSLLGAHGAVQKELIPLAGTPCEVAIREKRPLELASGFAAQFGTPGWIQVVPECYFGMPLVGSAGQALGILAVLDSKPRQLSVLERQILEIYAVRLGRELERLHLLRQQKELESRLAAHEKLAALGVLAGGIAHDFNNVLAGIVAEAEVLRRLVPPEAHEKVEHLVSLAQRGGEVVRRILSFARPSVTKPEPIAVAELVQDTVELAHHTFGPQFHFDLQVEGELFVLGEEALLQQALLNLLTNARDAMPEGGSVAIRAYPRNGEVVLEVEDQGTGIDPVHLPRVFDPFFTTKPRGQGTGLGLTTVYRTVEAHGGTVAIDSRLGVGTKVTLTLPRIPPPQTTKPSAAPSTLKASRPAGCGVLLVDDEPAILEGLRQVLELEGYRVVCAKSAEEALRSFQPSEIHVAVVDVLLPGVNGIQLAQHLLEKKPDLAVVFSSGHTPEALPPGLVSRDSVVFLQKPYTARVLLETVERLCSRA; this is translated from the coding sequence ATGTCCGACCCTCGCCGACAGGTGGCAAAGCCCCTGGTGCGGCTAGCCCTCACCCTGCAGCTGTTGCTGCTGGTGGCGGGGGTGGTGGGGTACCTCCAGGGCTCAAACTACCTTGAGCTCAACTTGCGCCGCAGCGTAGAGCATTCGGCGGCCGTTGCGGTAAACCACTGGCAACGCACGCTGGAGTTGATTTACCAGCAGGGCCAAGAGGTGCCGCAGGAGCCCAAGGCTGCCCACCTGATGCCGGTTCCGAGTCTTGATGCCGCCACATTGGTGAAGGAAGCGACGCCCCCAGTGAAGGAGATGCGTCCTTTACCCGGGGTTGACGAGGGCTTTTGGCTCTGGTGGCCGGGTGGCTTTGGCCAGGGTCTCTCGGGTCTTTCAGTGGTGAAGGCCCAGGAGGGATGCCGGCAGTGCCATCCGCAGTTTGTGCCGGGGGAGGTGGTCGGGGGGCTCTCCTTTCGCGTGGAAACGCCATTTCTGAGCCGAATTTTATATGCCCGGAAGCTCAGCCTGATAACTTTGATTGGAAGCTTGTTGCTGTTAACGTCTGCCGCAGTTTGGTTGATGACCGGCGTGGCCCTCAAGCGTGAGCGGCAAGCCGAGAAGGAGCGGGAAGAGGCGGAACGGCAGTTGGCCGCCTCGGAGCAACTGTACCGAACCTTGGTCGACCATAGTTTGGTGGGCGTTTACCTCATTCAGGGGGACAGGTTTTTGTACTGCAACCCGCGAATGGCAGAGATGTTTGGCTATTCCCAGGACGAGGTAATTCAGCAAAAGCTGGTTGCCGATTTGGTGGCGCCCGAGGATCGCGAGCGGGTGGCCGAAAACCTGCGCAAGCGCTTTACCGGCGAGGTGCAGTTTGTCCGTTATACTTTTTCGGCCATGAAGGCCAACGGTACTCGCTTTCCAGTGGAGGTGTTTGGCGCCAGGGTGGTGCTGCCCTCGGGCCCCGCGGTACTGGGGACCATTGTGGATAACTCCGAGCAAGAAGCGGCTCGACAGGTGGTGGAAGCGGCCTACAGGGCAGTGGTGGCGCTTCCGGGGGAAAACGTGTTTCAAGCCGCCGCTGAATCGGTGGCGGCGCTGCTCCATGTGCCGGTGGTTTTTGTGGCCGAGGAAATCGACGGTCAGCTTTCCCTCCTGGGGGCCCACGGGGCAGTACAAAAGGAACTTATCCCCTTGGCAGGAACACCCTGTGAGGTGGCCATTCGTGAGAAGAGGCCTTTGGAGCTAGCGTCGGGTTTTGCTGCCCAATTCGGAACGCCCGGGTGGATTCAAGTGGTTCCCGAGTGCTACTTTGGGATGCCGCTGGTGGGCAGCGCCGGGCAGGCCCTGGGGATTTTGGCGGTTTTGGATAGCAAACCCCGGCAGCTTTCAGTTCTTGAGCGACAGATCCTGGAGATTTACGCGGTACGTCTGGGACGCGAATTGGAACGATTGCATTTGCTTCGCCAGCAAAAGGAACTGGAAAGCCGACTGGCGGCCCACGAAAAGCTAGCCGCGCTGGGGGTTTTGGCCGGCGGCATCGCTCACGATTTCAACAACGTCTTGGCGGGCATCGTGGCGGAAGCGGAAGTCCTTCGACGCTTGGTCCCGCCAGAAGCGCACGAGAAGGTGGAGCATTTGGTGAGCCTCGCCCAGCGGGGCGGCGAGGTGGTGCGGCGCATCTTGTCCTTTGCCCGGCCTTCCGTGACGAAGCCCGAACCAATTGCGGTGGCGGAGCTTGTTCAGGACACGGTAGAGCTTGCGCACCACACCTTCGGGCCGCAGTTCCACTTTGACCTTCAGGTGGAAGGGGAGCTGTTTGTGTTGGGTGAGGAGGCTTTGCTGCAGCAGGCGCTGCTGAACCTCCTCACCAACGCCCGGGACGCCATGCCCGAAGGGGGTTCGGTGGCCATTCGGGCCTATCCCAGGAACGGAGAGGTGGTGCTGGAAGTGGAAGACCAGGGGACCGGAATTGACCCCGTCCACTTGCCCCGGGTTTTCGATCCCTTTTTCACCACCAAACCCCGAGGCCAGGGCACGGGCTTAGGCCTTACCACGGTGTACCGCACGGTGGAAGCCCACGGGGGTACGGTGGCGATTGACTCCAGGCTGGGGGTGGGGACCAAGGTGACCCTGACCTTGCCCCGTATCCCGCCGCCACAAACCACCAAGCCCAGCGCGGCACCATCCACCTTGAAAGCTTCGCGTCCGGCAGGTTGCGGCGTTCTTTTGGTGGACGATGAGCCTGCCATTCTCGAGGGCTTGCGGCAGGTGCTGGAGCTGGAAGGCTACCGGGTGGTGTGCGCCAAATCGGCGGAAGAAGCGCTTCGTTCCTTTCAGCCCTCCGAAATTCATGTGGCGGTGGTGGACGTGCTCCTCCCCGGGGTTAACGGCATTCAGTTGGCCCAGCACCTCCTTGAAAAGAAACCGGATTTGGCGGTGGTGTTTTCCTCGGGCCATACTCCGGAAGCGCTACCGCCGGGGCTGGTGAGCCGCGATTCCGTGGTCTTCTTGCAAAAGCCTTACACCGCTCGGGTGCTTTTGGAAACCGTGGAAAGGCTCTGCTCCCGGGCTTAA
- a CDS encoding toast rack family protein, whose product MRRFLVSLIMISAAPLHAAERTLHFSQPVGDLEAVTVEVGAGDVTVTGCDCNEITAQVTVTGKRWQLEDLDLEAQTTGKTLKLSLSPRKYSGKKAGEDWTLKLPRQLNLSVEAGVGDVRIRGMNGELEVQLGVGDVVITELVSNLVAETGVGDVEVRGSWTAVGRMRLNTGVGSVTAHTPQGKLSGHGIVSESLEDKGHGKASISIATGVGDITLILKEDL is encoded by the coding sequence ATGCGGCGCTTTCTTGTTTCTCTGATAATGATCTCAGCAGCCCCGCTCCATGCGGCCGAGCGGACCCTGCATTTTTCCCAGCCGGTCGGTGACCTGGAGGCGGTAACCGTTGAAGTAGGCGCCGGCGACGTCACCGTGACCGGCTGCGACTGCAACGAAATCACCGCCCAAGTGACCGTCACCGGCAAGCGCTGGCAGCTGGAGGATCTGGACCTCGAGGCCCAAACCACTGGCAAAACCTTGAAGCTTTCGCTTTCGCCGCGCAAGTACTCGGGCAAGAAAGCCGGCGAAGATTGGACGCTTAAGCTTCCCCGTCAGCTAAACCTGTCCGTAGAAGCCGGGGTGGGCGATGTGCGGATCCGCGGCATGAACGGCGAGCTGGAGGTGCAGTTAGGGGTTGGGGATGTAGTGATCACCGAGCTGGTCTCCAACCTAGTGGCGGAAACCGGCGTGGGGGACGTGGAGGTCCGCGGGTCGTGGACCGCAGTAGGCCGCATGCGGCTTAACACCGGCGTGGGCTCCGTCACGGCGCACACCCCCCAAGGCAAACTCAGCGGCCACGGTATCGTTTCCGAATCCCTGGAGGACAAAGGCCACGGTAAAGCCAGCATCTCCATCGCCACCGGCGTGGGCGACATCACGCTGATCTTGAAGGAAGACCTCTAA